In Rhizophagus irregularis chromosome 12, complete sequence, a single window of DNA contains:
- a CDS encoding Peptidyl-prolyl cis-trans isomerase pin4, giving the protein MGKSKGQGGSSKGKSNKKTADTEEESSGKSNKLKAANSVKVRHILCEKHSKIMEALDKLTVENMRFDKVAELYSEDKAKQGGSLGWMNRGSMVGDFQDAAFALQPSTLDNPIFTNPPIKTKFGYHIILVEGRK; this is encoded by the exons atGGGCAAATCAAAAGGTCAGGGAGGAAGTAGTAAaggaaaaagtaataaaaaaaccgCGGATACTGAGG AGGAAAGTTCAggaaaatctaataaattaaaagccGCAAACAGTGtgaaa GTTAGACATATATTGTGTGAGAAACATTCCAAA atCATGGAAGCTTTAGATAAATTAACGGTTGAAAACATGCGATTTGATAAG GTTGCGGAATTATATAGCGAAGATAAAGCGAAACAAGGAg GTAGTTTAGGTTGGATGAACCGCGGATCGATGGTAGGAGATTTCCAAGATGCCGCGTTCGCATTACAACCAAGCACATTAG acaATCCAATTTTTACAAATCCACCG ataaaaacaaaatttggataccatataatattGGTT gAGGGTCgaaaatag